The stretch of DNA TGAACGGTCGCTAGATTGTGACGCGCATCACAATCGAAGCAGGCAACGATCCGAGGTTTCGGAGCGTCTTACTGGTGAGCGTTCGGCCGATCGGTGCACATCACGGGCTACCTGAGCCCGTGACCTGGACGATCGAGCGGGGGCTCGGGGATAATTCGGGAGTGGACCGGGTAACCGGGCCACATCGCACTGGACCTACCGCCCGTCGCTGGGGAGCGGACGAGCGGTTCCACGGCCGGGGTCGTCGTCTCGGGGGATGGCGGCCCCGGCCCTTTGCGTTCTCCAGGTCGGTTCCACGTCACCGCGAGGTGGCGGAACGTGACCACAGCAGCGAGCCGCGACCCTCCCTGGCGTACCGTAACCGCCGCCACCGCGGCCCGACCGGGTCGCCACGCCGGAGGAGCCGATCCGCTTCCATGCACGACCCGACCCCACCCGCGCGTTCGGGCTTGTCGCTGCCGCACGTCGCCGGGCTGATCCGGGCCACCATCCCGCCGATGCACCCGGGTGGGCGCCCGCTCGTCGCGGCCGTCGCCGGGGTGGCCGCCGCCGTCCGGGTCGCCACCGGTCGTGGCGCGGTGGCCGGCCTGCTCGCCACCGCCGCCACCGCGCTGTTCTTCCGCAACCCGCGCCGGGTGCGGCCCCCGCTCACCGGGATCGCGCTGGCCGCTGCCGACGGCACCGTGGCCACCGTCTCCGACGTCCTGCCGCCCGCCGAGCTCGACCTCCCGCGCGAGCCCGTGCCGCGCGTCAGCGTGTTCCTGTCCGTGCTGGACGTGCACGTGCAGCGGGTGCCCGTTGACGGCAGGGTGCTCGACGTCGCCTACCGGCCAGGGGTCTTCCTCTCCGCCGACCTCGACAAGGCCAGCGAGGACAACGAGCGCAACGCCGTGCTGTTCGAGACCCGCGACGGCACGCGGCTCGGCGTCGTCCAGATCGCCGGGCTGCTCGCACGGCGCATCGTCTGCGACATCGAACCCGGCGACGAGGTCGCCGCGGGCGAGACGTTCGGCCTCATCCGCTTCGGCTCGCGCGTCGACGTCTACCTGCCGCCCGGGTCGCGGGTGCTGGTGGCGCCGGGGCAGCGGACGATCGGCGGTGAGACGGTGCTGGCCGAACTCCCCAGGAGCGCCTGATGACCGCCCCCGACTACCAGGCCCCCAACTACCGCGCCGGAGTGCGGCTGCTGCCGAACGCCGTCACCGTCCTCGCCCTGTGCTCCGGCCTCTCGGCGGTGTACTTCGCGCTCGGCGGTCGGTTCGAGCTGTGCGTCGCCGCCGTGGGGGCCGCAGCGCTGTGCGACGCCCTCGACGGCAGGCTCGCCCGCCTCCTCGACGCCACCACCCGGATCGGGGCCGAGCTCGACTCGCTCGCCGACCTCGTCTCGTTCGGCGTCGCGCCCGCACTCGTCATCTACATCTGGGGTCTTGAGGGCAGCCGGTACGGCTGGATCGTGGCGCTCGTCTTCGCCGTGTGCATGATGCTGCGGCTCGCCCGGTTCAACACGCTCCTCGACGAGGTGGACGAGTTCCCGTTCACCCGGGAGTTCTTCGTCGGCGTGCCCGCCCCCGCCGGCGCCATGTCGGCCGGGCTGCCGCTCTACGCCACGCTCCACTTCGGGCCCGGCTGGTGGTCGGCGCCCCCGCTGGTCGCCGGGTGGGCCGTCATCGTCGCGGCCCTGATGGTGAGCAGGTTGCCCACGCTGTCGTTCAAGAGCGTCCGGGTGTCGCCGAACTACATCGCGCCGCTGCTCGTGCTCGTCGCGATCGCCGCCGCCGTGCTCATCACCGTGCCGTTCCTCGGCCTGGCCATCGTGGCTCTGGTGTACCTCGGCTCGATCCCCTACACCGTGCACCGGCACCACTGGCTCACCCAGCACCCGGAGGCCTGGGGTGTGCCGGTCCGGGAGCGGCGGGCGATCGCCCGGGCGGCTCGCTCGGCCCGGCGGCTCGGCCTCCGCTCGCCGCTGCGCCACCGCGTGGCGGGACGTGCGAGCGCCGTCGCGCGTGCCGTGCGCCGGTTCGGGGACGACCCGACCGGCGTCATGCAACGCGCCGCCCGCCCCGGCAACGGCCGGGCCCCCGGCCCCGCGGCCCAGGCCGGACGCAACCGCCTCCGCCTCGGCCTCCGCCGCGCCCGGCGCCGCTGACCCGCCCTCGCCCGGTCCGACGGGTTGCCCCCGGCACGGGCCGGATCCCCTATAGCGTCTGCGACGTGGTTCCCTCCATCACCCTGGTCGCCCGGCTCGCCGCATCCGCGGCGGATGCCCGGCGGGGCGTCGTCCGGCTGCACCCCGAGGTCATCGACGCGCTCGGCCTGCGCTCGTGGGACGCGGTGACCCTGACGGGGGCCCGGGTGACGACGGCCATCGTCGCCCCCGCGGCGGGGCCCGCCGGGCAGGCCACCTTGGACGACGTGACGCTCTCCAATGCCGGGCTCTCCGACGGCGCGCCTGTGGTGGTGGCGCCCGCGAGCGTGGAGCCCGCACGACGGGTCACGCTCACCGGCTCGCGGCTCGCCCGGGCCGCGCTCACCGCGGAGACGGTGCGGCTGGCGCTCGTGGGCAAGGTCGTGACCGGCGGGGACGCCGTGTCGCTGCTGCCCCAGGACATCGTGCCCGCCCCTGGGCTGGACGCCCAGGCGGCCCGGCAACGGGTCGCGGGCGCGCTGGGGAGCGCGTGGACGACCGAGCTGCTCACCGTCGCGTCCGTGGAGCCGACCGGTGCGGTGGCCGTGCGGCCGAGCACCGTGGTCGGCTGGGAGGGCGGACCGGCCACCGGCGGTGATGCTTCCGCGCCCGCCAGGGTCCCCGGGGCACCCGGCCGGAGCGCCCCACCGAGCCCGCCCGCAGAGCCGGCCCTTCCGGTGGAGGAGCTGGTCGGCAACACCGAGGCCGCCCGCAAGCTCGTGGAGTGGCTCGAGCTCACCTTCGACCGCCCCGAACTGCTCACCCGCCTCGGCGGAGCGGCGCGCCTCGGCGTGCTGCTCGCCGGGCCGGAGGGCGTCGGCAAGCTGACGCTCGCGCGCAGCGCGGCCGCGGCCGTCGGGGCCACCACGGTCGAGCTCGCCGCGCCGGGGGTGGCGGCGCTCGAGGCGGCCACCGCCTCGCAGCGGGTGCACGAGATCATCGGCAAGGCCCGAGCGGGCAGCCGCACGGTGCTCGTCGTCACCGACGTCGAGGCGCTGCTGCCGGCCGCGTCGCCGCCGCCGCTCGCCACCGTCGTGCTGGA from Pseudonocardia cypriaca encodes:
- a CDS encoding phosphatidylserine decarboxylase, which translates into the protein MHDPTPPARSGLSLPHVAGLIRATIPPMHPGGRPLVAAVAGVAAAVRVATGRGAVAGLLATAATALFFRNPRRVRPPLTGIALAAADGTVATVSDVLPPAELDLPREPVPRVSVFLSVLDVHVQRVPVDGRVLDVAYRPGVFLSADLDKASEDNERNAVLFETRDGTRLGVVQIAGLLARRIVCDIEPGDEVAAGETFGLIRFGSRVDVYLPPGSRVLVAPGQRTIGGETVLAELPRSA
- a CDS encoding CDP-alcohol phosphatidyltransferase family protein; protein product: MTAPDYQAPNYRAGVRLLPNAVTVLALCSGLSAVYFALGGRFELCVAAVGAAALCDALDGRLARLLDATTRIGAELDSLADLVSFGVAPALVIYIWGLEGSRYGWIVALVFAVCMMLRLARFNTLLDEVDEFPFTREFFVGVPAPAGAMSAGLPLYATLHFGPGWWSAPPLVAGWAVIVAALMVSRLPTLSFKSVRVSPNYIAPLLVLVAIAAAVLITVPFLGLAIVALVYLGSIPYTVHRHHWLTQHPEAWGVPVRERRAIARAARSARRLGLRSPLRHRVAGRASAVARAVRRFGDDPTGVMQRAARPGNGRAPGPAAQAGRNRLRLGLRRARRR